From Deferrisoma camini S3R1, the proteins below share one genomic window:
- the gyrA gene encoding DNA gyrase subunit A, whose product MQNPSVRIPIPIEEEMKRSYLDYAMSVIVGRALPDVRDGLKPVHRRVLFAMHDLGNRWDKPFKKSARVVGDVIGKYHPHGDAAVYDTLVRMAQDFSLRYPLVDGQGNFGSIDGDAPAAMRYTEVRLTRLAGEMLADIDMETVDFGPNYDGSLEEPLVLPSRIPNLLANGSSGIAVGMSTNVPPHNLTELCNALVLLARNPGATIEELMGALPGPDFPTGAFIYGTKGIHEAYRTGRGTIRLRARALIERHPRTGREAIVVTELPYTVNKAKLIEEIAGLVRDKKIDGISDLRDESDRDGIRVVVELKRGEDARIVLNRLYKMTRMEIPFGINLLAIVDRQPRVLTIKEALQHYIDHRREVTIRRTHFRLRKARARAHVLEGFKIALDNLDAVIALIRGSASPAEARAGLMERFGLSEEQAKAILDLRLHRLTGLERDKILEEYRETLRLIEELEGILADDRKVLEILVAEFEEIRAKYGDERRTEIVARTEEITIEDLIAEEEMVVTISHAGYIKRNPVSLYRSQRRGGKGRMGMTTREEDFVEHLFVASTHSYILFFSNRGKVYWLKVHEIPQAGAAARGKAVVNLLPIEKGETISAFLPVREFQEGWYVLMVTRRGLVKKTDLRAFSKPWRTRGIQAITLDGGDDLIATRLTDGNQEIVLSTRNGLAIRFSEEEIRPTGRTSRGVKGIELGPGDELVAVDVVRPGTTLLTVTEKGFGKRTALEEYRRQSRAGKGIITIKTTERNGPVVGVLAVEDGDQVFLIASSGKIIRTGVGGIPVIGRNTQGVKLIDMEPGETVAAVARVVEREDEPENGEPKDEPQP is encoded by the coding sequence ATGCAGAATCCGAGTGTGCGCATTCCGATCCCCATCGAAGAGGAGATGAAGCGCTCGTACCTCGATTACGCCATGAGCGTGATCGTGGGCCGGGCCCTGCCCGACGTGCGCGACGGGCTCAAGCCGGTTCACCGCCGGGTCCTGTTCGCCATGCACGACCTGGGGAACCGCTGGGACAAGCCGTTCAAGAAGTCGGCCCGGGTGGTGGGCGACGTGATCGGTAAGTACCACCCCCACGGCGACGCCGCGGTGTACGACACGCTGGTGCGCATGGCCCAGGACTTCAGCCTGCGCTACCCGCTGGTGGACGGGCAGGGCAACTTCGGCTCGATCGACGGCGACGCGCCGGCGGCCATGCGGTACACCGAGGTCCGACTCACCCGGCTGGCCGGGGAGATGCTGGCCGACATCGACATGGAGACGGTGGACTTCGGGCCCAACTACGACGGTTCTCTGGAGGAGCCCCTGGTCCTTCCGTCGCGCATCCCCAACTTGCTGGCCAACGGCAGCTCCGGCATCGCCGTGGGGATGAGCACCAACGTGCCCCCCCACAACCTGACCGAGCTGTGCAACGCCCTCGTGCTGCTGGCCCGGAACCCCGGGGCCACGATCGAGGAGCTGATGGGGGCCCTGCCCGGCCCGGACTTCCCCACCGGGGCGTTCATCTACGGTACGAAAGGGATCCATGAGGCCTATCGGACCGGCCGGGGCACGATCCGGCTCCGGGCCCGGGCCCTGATCGAGCGCCACCCCCGCACGGGTCGGGAGGCGATCGTGGTCACCGAGCTGCCTTACACGGTGAACAAGGCGAAGCTCATCGAGGAGATCGCCGGCCTGGTGCGCGACAAGAAGATCGACGGCATCTCGGACCTGCGGGACGAGTCGGACCGGGACGGGATCCGGGTCGTGGTGGAGCTGAAGCGGGGCGAGGACGCCCGGATCGTGCTGAACCGGCTGTACAAGATGACCCGCATGGAGATCCCCTTCGGGATCAACCTACTGGCCATCGTGGACCGCCAGCCCCGGGTGCTTACCATCAAGGAGGCCCTTCAGCACTACATCGACCACCGGCGGGAGGTGACGATCCGCCGGACCCATTTCCGGCTGCGCAAGGCCCGGGCCCGGGCCCACGTGCTCGAGGGGTTCAAGATCGCGCTCGACAACCTCGACGCCGTGATCGCCCTGATCCGGGGCAGCGCCTCGCCGGCCGAGGCCCGGGCCGGGCTGATGGAGCGGTTCGGCCTCAGCGAGGAGCAGGCCAAGGCGATCCTGGACCTGCGGCTGCACCGCCTGACCGGGCTGGAGCGCGACAAGATTTTGGAGGAGTACCGGGAGACCCTGCGCCTGATCGAGGAGCTGGAGGGGATCCTGGCCGACGACCGGAAGGTGCTCGAGATCCTGGTGGCCGAGTTCGAGGAGATCCGGGCCAAGTACGGGGACGAACGGCGCACCGAGATCGTGGCCCGGACCGAGGAGATCACCATCGAGGACCTGATCGCCGAGGAGGAGATGGTGGTCACCATCTCCCACGCCGGCTACATCAAGCGCAACCCGGTGTCGCTGTACCGGAGCCAGCGCCGGGGCGGCAAGGGCCGGATGGGCATGACGACCCGGGAGGAGGACTTCGTCGAGCACCTGTTCGTGGCCTCGACCCACTCCTACATCCTGTTCTTCAGCAACCGGGGCAAGGTGTACTGGCTCAAGGTCCACGAGATCCCCCAGGCGGGCGCTGCGGCCCGGGGCAAGGCCGTCGTGAACCTGCTGCCCATCGAGAAGGGCGAGACGATCTCGGCGTTCCTGCCGGTGCGGGAGTTCCAGGAGGGCTGGTACGTGCTCATGGTGACCCGACGGGGCCTGGTGAAGAAGACGGACCTCCGGGCGTTCTCCAAGCCGTGGAGGACCCGGGGGATCCAGGCGATCACCCTCGACGGGGGCGACGACCTCATCGCCACCCGGCTCACCGACGGCAACCAGGAGATCGTGCTGAGCACCCGGAACGGTCTGGCCATCCGGTTCTCGGAGGAGGAGATCCGGCCCACGGGCCGCACCAGCCGCGGGGTGAAGGGGATCGAGCTCGGCCCCGGCGACGAGCTGGTGGCGGTGGACGTGGTGCGGCCGGGCACCACCCTTCTCACCGTGACCGAGAAGGGGTTCGGCAAGCGCACCGCCTTGGAGGAGTACCGGCGCCAGAGCCGGGCCGGCAAGGGGATCATCACCATCAAGACCACCGAGCGCAACGGGCCGGTGGTGGGGGTCCTGGCCGTGGAGGACGGGGACCAGGTGTTCCTGATCGCGAGCTCCGGAAAGATCATCCGCACCGGGGTGGGCGGCATCCCGGTGATCGGCCGCAACACCCAGGGCGTGAAGCTGATCGACATGGAGCCCGGCGAGACCGTGGCGGCCGTGGCCCGGGTGGTCGAGCGGGAGGACGAGCCCGAGAACGGCGAGCCGAAGGACGAGCCGCAACCGTAG